One Brassica napus cultivar Da-Ae chromosome A5, Da-Ae, whole genome shotgun sequence DNA window includes the following coding sequences:
- the LOC111215769 gene encoding cell division control protein 48 homolog A, whose protein sequence is MSDPAESSDSKSKKDFSTAILERKKSPNRLVVDEAINDDNSVVSLHPATMEKLQLFRGDTILIKGKKRKDTICIALADESCEEPKIRMNKVVRSNLRVRLGDVISVHQCPDVKYGQRVHILPVDDTVEGVTGNLFDAYLKPYFLEAYRPVRKGDLFLVRGGMRSVEFKVIETDPAEYCVVAPDTEIFCEGEPVKREDEERLDEVGYDDVGGVRKQMAQIRELVELPLRHPQLFKSIGVKPPKGILLYGPPGSGKTLIARAVANETGAFFFCINGPEIMSKLAGESESNLRKAFEEAEKNAPSIIFIDEIDSIAPKREKTNGEVERRIVSQLLTLMDGLKSRAHVIVMGATNRPNSIDPALRRFGRFDREIDIGVPDEIGRLEVLRIHTKNMKLAEDVDLERISKDTHGYVGADLAALCTEAALQCIREKMDVIDLEDDSIDAEILNSMAVTNEHFHTALGNSNPSALRETVVEVPNVSWDDIGGLENVKRELQETVQYPVEHPEKFEKFGMSPSKGVLFYGPPGCGKTLLAKAIANECQANFISVKGPELLTMWFGESEANVREIFDKARQSAPCVLFFDELDSIATQRGGGSGGDGGGAADRVLNQLLTEMDGMNAKKTVFIIGATNRPDIIDSALLRPGRLDQLIYIPLPDEDSRLNIFKACLRKSPIAKDVDINALAKYTQGFSGADITEICQRACKYAIRENIEKDIEKEKRRSENPEAMEEDMDEVSEIKAAHFEESMKYARRSVSDADIRKYQAFAQTLQQSRGFGSEFRFETNAGSGATTGVADPFATSAAAAADDDDLYN, encoded by the exons ATGTCGGACCCAGCTGAATCTTCAGACTC GAAATCGAAGAAGGATTTTAGTACTGCTATTctggagaggaagaagtctcCCAACAGACTTGTCGTCGATGAGGCCATCAACGATGATAACTCCGTCGTGTCTCTCCACCCTGCTACCATGGAGAAGCTCCAGCTCTTCCGTGGTGATACCATTCTCATCAAG ggtAAGAAAAGGAAGGACACTATCTGCATAGCTCTTGCTGATGAGTCTTGTGAGGAGCCAAAGATCAGGATGAACAAAGTGGTCAGGTCTAACTTGAGGGTTAGGCTTGGTGATGTTATCTCTGTTCATCAATGCCCTGATGTCAAGTACGGACAGCGTGTGCACATCTTGCCTGTTGATGATACCGTTGAAGGCGTGACTGGAAACCTCTTTGATGCTTACCTCAAAC CTTACTTCCTTGAGGCATACCGTCCGGTGAGGAAGGGCGATCTCTTCCTAGTCAGAGGAGGAATGAGGAGTGTGGAGTTCAAGGTTATTGAGACGGATCCTGCTGAGTACTGTGTTGTTGCTCCGGACACTGAGATTTTCTGTGAGGGTGAGCCAGtcaagagggaggatgaagaaaGGCTTGATGAAGTGGGTTATGATGATGTTGGTGGAGTCAGGAAGCAGATGGCTCAGATCAGGGAGCTTGTTGAGCTTCCCTTGAGGCACCCACAGCTGTTCAAGTCGATTGGTGTTAAGCCACCGAAGGGAATTTTGCTTTATGGACCACCTGGGTCTGGAAAGACTTTGATCGCTCGTGCTGTTGCTAATGAAACTGGTGCCTTTTTCTTCTGTATCAATGGGCCTGAGATCATGTCCAAGCTGGCTGGTGAGAGTGAGAGCAACCTCAGGAAAGCGTTTGAGGAGGCTGAGAAGAACGCTCCTTCGATCATATTCATTGATGAGATTGACTCTATTGCACCGAAAAGAGAGAAGACTAATGGAGAGGTTGAGAGGAGGATTGTGTCTCAGCTCCTTACGCTAATGGATGGACTTAAATCTCGTGCTCATGTTATTGTCATGGGAGCAACCAATCGTCCCAACAGTATCGACCCGGCTTTGAGAAGGTTTGGAAGATTTGATAGGGAGATTGATATTGGTGTTCCTGATGAGATTGGTCGTCTTGAAGTTCTCAGGATCCACACAAAGAACATGAAGCTTGCTGAAGAT GTGGATCTAGAAAGGATCTCAAAGGACACTCACGGTTATGTCGGTGCTGATCTTGCAGCTCTGTGCACTGAAGCTGCCCTGCAATGCATCAGGGAGAAGATGGATGTGATTGATTTGGAAGATGACTCCATAGATGCTGAAATCCTCAATTCCATGGCAGTGACCAATGAACACTTCCACACTGCTCTAGGGAACAGCAACCCATCTGCACTTCGTGAAACT GTTGTGGAGGTACCCAATGTTTCTTGGGATGACATTGGAGGTCTTGAGAATGTCAAGAGAGAGCTCCAGGAG ACTGTTCAATACCCGGTCGAGCACCCAGAGAAGTTTGAGAAATTCGGTATGTCTCCGTCAAAGGGAGTCCTTTTCTACGGTCCTCCTGGATGTGGTAAAACTCTTCTGGCCAAAGCTATAGCCAACGAGTGCCAAGCAAACTTCATCAGTGTCAAAGGTCCCGAGCTTCTCACCATGTGGTTTGGAGAGAGTGAAGCTAATGTCCGTGAAATCTTTGACAAGGCCCGTCAGTCTGCTCCATGTGTTCTCTTCTTTGACGAGCTCGACTCCATTGCGACTCAGAGAGGAGGTGGAAGCGGAGGTGATGGTGGCGGCGCAGCAGATAGAGTCCTGAACCAGCTTTTGACTGAGATGGATGGAATGAACGCCAAGAAAACCGTCTTCATCATCGGGGCAACCAACAGGCCCGACATTATTGATTCTGCTCTTCTCCGTCCAGGAAGGCTCGACCAGCTCATTTACATTCCACTGCCAGACGAGGACTCACGTCTCAACATCTTCAAGGCCTGCTTGAGGAAGTCACCTATCGCTAAAGATGTGGACATCAACGCTCTCGCTAAGTACACACAGGGATTCAGTGGTGCTGATATCACTGAGATTTGCCAGAGGGCTTGCAAGTACGCCATCAGAGAAAACATCGAGAAG GACATTGAAAAGGAGAAGAGGAGGAGCGAGAACCCAGAAGCCATGGAGGAAGATATGGATGAAGTATCAGAGATCAAAGCTGCACACTTCGAGGAGTCGATGAAGTATGCACGGAGGAGTGTGAGCGATGCAGACATCAGGAAGTACCAAGCCTTTGCTCAGACCCTGCAGCAGTCTAGAGGGTTTGGTTCCGAGTTCAGGTTCGAGACTAATGCTGGTTCAGGTGCAACCACTGGAGTCGCTGATCCTTTTGCCACGTCTGCAGCTGCTGCTGCGGACGATGATGATCTCTACAATTAG